In Bos indicus isolate NIAB-ARS_2022 breed Sahiwal x Tharparkar chromosome 19, NIAB-ARS_B.indTharparkar_mat_pri_1.0, whole genome shotgun sequence, the following proteins share a genomic window:
- the ATP5MC1 gene encoding ATP synthase F(0) complex subunit C1, mitochondrial — protein MQTTGALLISPALIRSCTRGLIRPVSASFLSRPEIQSVQPSYSSGPLQVARREFQTSVVSRDIDTAAKFIGAGAATVGVAGSGAGIGTVFGSLIIGYARNPSLKQQLFSYAILGFALSEAMGLFCLMVAFLILFAM, from the exons ATGCAGACCACCGGGGCACTACTCATTTCTCCTGCTCTG ATCCGTTCTTGTACCAGGGGTCTGATCAGGCCTGTGTCTGCCTCCTTCCTGAGTAGGCCAGAGATCCAATCTGTACAG CCTTCCTACAGCAGTGGCCCACTGCAGGTGGCCCGGCGGGAATTCCAGACCAGTGTTGTCTCCCGGGACATTGACACAGCGGCCAAGTTTATTGGCGCTGGGGCTGCCACAGTTGGTGTGGCGGGTTCAGGGGCTGGTATTGGAACAGTGTTTGGCAGCTTGATCATTGGCTATGCCAG GAACCCGTCTCTGAAGCAGCAGCTCTTCTCCTATGCCATTCTGGGCTTTGCCCTGTCTGAGGCTATGGGGCTCTTCTGTTTGATGGTCGCCTTCCTCATCCTCTTCGCCATGTGA